GATCTGAGGAAGGCTGAGGAGTCAGAGTGGCGGCGACGGGATGGTTTGGGAGGTGGTTTGGTTTCAGGAGAGAGACCTGGGTTAGGGGTGTCTGATTGAGAGTTAGGTGCAGAATTAGATTTGGGTTCAGGAGAGATGACAGGGAGGGGAATCTGCAGAGACAGCCTGTTTGTGCGAGCCTGGCGGGAGGTGGAGCTGGACTTTGTACGCAACTTCCAGCCTAGAGGGTCGGGGCCGGTGATGACAGATGTCtgcacaggaggaggagaggagcaggaagAAGTGGATGATGAGGCTGAAGAAGAGGATGCTGAGCTAAAGGCCCCAATGGGGGGGCAGGAGTAGCGTTTGCATGAATGATGGGACGCTGCGTGAGGTCGGAGGAGGGATACTTCACGCTGAGGAGGCTGTGGTtccttcttgttcttcttcacAGTAATGACGGGCGAGGTCACACTCTTGCAGAATTCTCCTGACCACCGTCGCTGATGAGAATGTGTGGCTCCATTAGAGGTGATGACTGCTGAGAAAGGGCGCTCCCTGGGCTCCTGGCTGTGTGTTGTGACATGTCCTGGTCCTTGTCTGTTCTTGCAATTTCTATTCTGTACTCTCACATGATTAGCTTCAGACTCTCTTTTACTCATCTGGCCACACTTAGCATAGCTACCATTGACACGGGCTGGGCTTGAAGTGCTATTAATAGCAACAGAAATTTTTTTCATCTTGCGTGAAGGGGTGGGACCTCAGTGTTTGTCAGGTCTGGTGAGCATAAAAAACTCtgtgaagaaaaacacattgaaaGTGAGAGGACGGAGGGGAGGGTCAGGATGAGAATGTtgaaaagaggaacagaagacgccCATTTCAAGTTCTCAAATGAAGTTTCACAGCCAGTACATTTCCACAACAGAGACACTAACTGTTATGTCAACACCCAAAAGTCGTGTGAATGTTTGCAGTAACGTCGATCAACTTAAGACCAgctgttttaatttgaaaaggCAATTATGACATTTATTTAGCTATACAAATGAATGCTAAACTTCTCTTTAGCTTTTAGCTTAAATGCTAAGCTATTGTAGCTGTAGCATAAATAGGGAAGAGTCACAGATTTAGCAAACGGACTCAATCATGTACTTGATTAATACAGCTTTATAATATCCTTAAgcttgctaacgttagatagcaTTAGCACACATAAGCTAAGCATACCAGACCAAGTACGGCTGTAGCAACATAACCCCTGAGTGTATTGCATTTTATTACCTATGAATTTAGATTTTCAGTTATAAGAGAAAGATTGTGCTATTTCTTCTGTCAAAAATGACATagtaatacatttaaataaagaaacactTTTACCATGTTGCACCATACACATGCTAGCTAAATAACTAAACATAAAATGGtctgaaaacagtttttaacAGAAAGTTTAGCACTTAACAACTTGAGAACCCAAACACTTAAGAATgaacactgacatgtttttaatttaaaaaccaGTGTCCAAAATGCGAATGCAAAATATTGTTTACCTGCAGAGCTGTGTTGATCCTAGGTCTCATCCAATCTGGACTAATATCTTTCTCACATCTCGTTCTTAATACCACTCTCTATGTTTCCCCACCCAGCGACCTACTCACTTTTGACCACAACTTCCTCAAACTAACGCCCAGGAACCCACAGAGtccacacacgcgcacacacacacacacacacacacacacacacacacacacacacacacagttgattAACGGCCGTTTTCATAATAGCGTGAAGCAAGAACAGTATGGGAAAGTAGATATTTGTTCATGGGAAACACATCTGTGAAAATCCAAAGACTTAAACAGGTCTATGGGCCTACTACCCTtgtagtgtgtgtttttctcttccCGATCATTACCTGATATGAAAAGTGATGATTTAACCTATAGTCAGTTTACTAATCGGTCAGTTCATCAAATTATAAAAGAATATATTTTCCAAGTTCACCCTATCATTGATCAAGGACACATTTAGCCTCGGAGTGAAACCTGTCCACAGTGAGGTCTGAGTAATTACAACATTGTGTCTTTGAAGAAACTTTGCTGTTGAATTTTGAGTTTCTTTTTCAACAGTATGTTTTCTATGAGTGGCACAAATGAAATCCAGAtcttttctatttgtttttgtgagaTGGCAAAAGTGTAACACCTAAAGCATACACATGTCTAGCTGATTCTGCACATGTGCAGCCAAATAAAAAGTCAGGGATATTTCAACCTTTGGTGGCAAATTATGGCAAGAGACTATCCACAGCCAATCAGTAAACAGAGTGCTTTGACATTTTGACCTCTGTTACAAAGAATTTCATCTCTCCCGAATCACATGAACGCACCGCCCAGCTGCAGAAAGATGTCATTTTTGCAGCCACACTTCActgctgcttggtgtgtttttagAGTTATGACATTTTGGATGCTTGATTAGGTGCAGTAATGATGC
The Epinephelus moara isolate mb chromosome 13, YSFRI_EMoa_1.0, whole genome shotgun sequence genome window above contains:
- the LOC126399538 gene encoding uncharacterized protein LOC126399538 — protein: MKKISVAINSTSSPARVNGSYAKCGQMSKRESEANHVRVQNRNCKNRQGPGHVTTHSQEPRERPFSAVITSNGATHSHQRRWSGEFCKSVTSPVITVKKNKKEPQPPQREVSLLRPHAASHHSCKRYSCPPIGAFSSASSSSASSSTSSCSSPPPVQTSVITGPDPLGWKLRTKSSSTSRQARTNRLSLQIPLPVISPEPKSNSAPNSQSDTPNPGLSPETKPPPKPSRRRHSDSSAFLRSLPTPQPALTVEELCAVNLRPLTLLDESDDVFSEEEVNVVTKPRKIPPPVPEKTFMARQIAQLMAHSRQGCKPVAANKEIIYSTVIKPKPKHSHKTETTAA